The genomic segment CCCGTGCGCCGCGCGCCGCTGCCCGCGGCTGGCATGGCAAAAGACCTGGAAGACCGCCGCGGCATCCGGCCGACGCCCGGGCAACAGGGCGTAGTCGATTGACGCCAAAACTTCTCCGCCCATGGACAAGCGCGCCTCGATACGCCACCAGGCCGGCCGCAGCGTTCAATAATTCTTTTACCGAATTGGAAACGGTATGAACGTTGAAAAGGAAAGGCCTGCGACGACCAGGCCGGGAGGAACGGGACATGAAAGCTGAGGCGCTCGGGTCGGCCCGCCACGCGGGCAACGCCGTCATACCGCTCGACCGCGCGGGCAAGGGCAACTATGTCAGGCGCCGCAGCCTCCCACTCGAAGCCGTCTGGTTCGTGCTCGAAGCAACCATCATAAACAACCCGCTCATGCCCTTCTCCGCCCTGCGGGTCGGACTGCTGCGGCTGTTCGGCGCGCGCATCGGGCGCGGCTGCCGGATGGTCCATCCGATGCGCGTGAAGGCACCGTGGAACCTGGAGGTGGGCGATGCGTGCTGGTTCGGCGTCGACTGCTGGATCTACAACCAGGCGCCGATCCGCATTGGCTCGCACGTCTGCATCTCGCAGGGCGCCTTCCTCACTGCCGGCTCGCACGCGCTGGACACGAACATGGACTTGATGGTCGCCCCGATCGTGATCGAGGACGGCGCGTGGATCACTGCCGGGTGCGTGGTGCAGAAGGGCGTCACGATCGGACGCTCGACGGTGGTGACACCGCTGTCCGTGGTGCACCACTCGCTGCCAGCCGGCGGCGTCTACGGCGGAAATCCGTGCCGCTTCATCCGCCCGCGCTTTGCCGGCAGCGCCGTGCCGTCCTGGCGCGACTGCGGCATCTGAGGAGACCGTCATGGGCAACTTCGGAATTTCCGGCAAGCAGACCCATCAGGGCGCAAGCGCGGGCCGCGCGATCGAGCTCGACTTCGTGCGCGGGCTGGCCATCATCATGGTGATGGGCATGCATTTCCACACCGTCAGCGCGGGCCATCCGGTACTGGCATGGATCGAGTATCCGCTGAAGAATTTCGGCCGCGAGGGCGTCAACCTGTTCTTCACGCTGAGCGGCTTTCTCGTTGGCGGGCTGCTGCTGCGCCAGTATTCGCAGGAAGGCCGCATCGACGCGTGGCGCTTTATCGTGCGGCGCATCTTCAAGATCTGGCCGGCCTACTATGCGCTGATTGTCTTCCACGTCGTGGCCGGGCGGCACCCCACCAGCACCTTTCTCTACCAGAACCTGACGCATCTGCAGAACTACCTGGGCTCGTCCATCGCCCAGACATGGAGCCTGGCCGTCGAGGAACATTTCTACCTGCTGTTGCCGGCCCTGCTGCTCCTGCTGGCGCGCTGGCGCGCCGGTGCACCGGCGATCCTGTGGACGCTGGGACTGACCTGCGTCGTCGTGCTCGCCGCGCGTTGCGCCGCCGTCGCCCATGGCAACCTTGAAGCCGCGGCGGCCTACACGCAGTACCGCATCGACAGCCTGCTGATCGGCGTCATGCTCGCCACGGTCTACTGGATGCAGCCGGCCTACTACCGCGCGCTGGCCCGGCGGCGCGCACTGCTGGTGGCGCTGGTACTCGCGCTGGTGGTGTGGCTGGCCTGGCTGCAGCCGATCCTGCAGATGGAAGAGGGTATCGGCTACACGATCCAGGCAATCGGCTTCGCCGTGCTGATCGTGCTGGCGCTGGAGTATTCCGGCGACCTGCGCCGCTCTGCGGTGTACCGCGTCGTGGCGTGGATCGGCGTGTACTCGTACGGCATCTACCTGTGGCACTCGGTAGCGCTCGCGCCGGGCGAGCTGTTCATCCGCAAGGCCACCGGAATTGGGCTGCCAGTCGCGGTGACGTGGGCGGCGGCGCTGGCCATTCAGTTCGTCATTGCCATCGGTGCGGGCTACCTCACCACGCGGGCGATCGAATTCCCGTTCCTGCGGCTGCGCGAGGCGCTGTTCCCCGCACAGCGCAAGTTGCAGGCACCCGTGGCGCCGACGCTGCCCAACGAGCGTCCGGCCGCCTGAGCCGAAGGTCGCGGAGGAGGCGCGTGGCGAGATACCGGCAAGCGTTCAAGGACCGTGCCATCGCGCGCATGCTGCCGCCCGAGAGTGCCAGCGTGGAGCAGGTGGCGGCGGAAACCGGCATTTCGCCGGCGGCACTGGAGCGATGGCGGGCCTCTGCCCTGCACGCATTGGCGGGCGACCCGTCGGGCTCGGGCGCGGCGCGCCTCGACATGCTGGTGGCGGTCGGCGGGCTGGACGAACAGGAGCGGCTGGCATGGTGCCTCGGCAAGGGCGTGGAGCCGGCCGCGCTCGACCACTGGCGCCGGCTCGCGGCCGCGGCCCTCGCGGCGGATGCCGGGGGCCAGCCGTTCGACAGCCGGCACGAGCGCGATCAGCGGCGCATACGCGAACTGGAGCGCGAGCTGCGGCGCAAGGAACAGGCGCTGGCCGAGGCGGCGACGCTGCTGGTGCTGCCGGGCAAGCCGGTGCTGCGGCATGAGCCGGACGCAGGCTGAGCGCACGGCGAGTCAACGCGTTGATTGGGACGGATAGGGTGATGAGTCGGAGAAAGTCAGGCGGTATGGGAAGGGCTGTCGGAGCGAGCGCGTGCGCTGCCCTCCCCGGCGCCCTATTGCGCGACGTACCCCTCCGGCATCGTCGCGTTAGCCTGCATGATCGAGGCGTCGCTCGAGATCACGTACAGGGGCGTGGCCGTCAGGTGCAGCGTGACCACGCCATCGCTGTAGGCCTGGCTGGTGACGTTGCCCATCATGTCGATCACCGCAACCTGGCCGCTCGTGCCGGCGGCATCGATGCGCAGCGCATAGTCCACCGAACGGTTGGCGTCAAAGCCCGTGGCAGCGCTCCAGCTCGCGTTGTCATGCGTCCACAGCGCGGTCACCACCTTGCCGCCACCGAGCCGCTGGAAGGCGTAGCCGTACACGCCGGACGGCAGGTTCTTGAGCGGGCCGAGCGTATTGGTGCCATCGACCAGGCGCGTCATCGCCGCCACGCCGAGCGCCGCGGGCTTCGGGCTGACCAGGCCCGGCCCGTAGCTGCCCTGCGGGGACTGGAGATCGAAGAAGAGGCCATAGCCGGCCTGCGTCGGGAAGTCGTTCGAGTAGAACATGTACGTGACGTCAGCCCCCTCGCCGAGCAGGATCAGGTGCGTGCGCACCACCACGGCGCCATGCGCGTAGAGTACGTTGGGCGTCGGGTACGCGGGGCCGTAACTCGTGCCAAGGTCATAGCTGATGCCGGTCTCGGTCACGAACAGGCGAGCGCCGCGCTTGAGCTGCGACGCCACTGCGTGGCGCAGCCCGCGCATGGCGGCTGGCAGCGAATTGGCCGCCGTGGCGGCGTCAGTATTGCCCACCAGCCGCTCGGGCGGATGCGAGGGTGACGTGCCAGCGTCGTAGTAGCCATGGGCGGTCACGCCGTCGAGGTACTGGCCCAGCCCCTGCGGCACCAGCCGGTTCAGCCAGTTGGCGTTCTCACTCACCATCGCGTTGGTGGTGCCCATGACGACGGCGGCCGGGTCGGTCGCGTGTACGCCCAGCCAGACCGCGCGGTACATGGCGATGAAATTGGCGTCGGTGTCGAGCCACGGCAGGCCGCCGTTGTAGTCCGGCTCCCAGGTGACCTGGTAGTAGTTGCCCGTCTGCGCGGGAAAGTAACGCCGGCGGACGAGGTCGGCCTCCTGCCCCACGCGGCTCGCGTAGTCCTGGAACGCCGCGA from the Cupriavidus sp. WKF15 genome contains:
- a CDS encoding putative colanic acid biosynthesis acetyltransferase, whose amino-acid sequence is MKAEALGSARHAGNAVIPLDRAGKGNYVRRRSLPLEAVWFVLEATIINNPLMPFSALRVGLLRLFGARIGRGCRMVHPMRVKAPWNLEVGDACWFGVDCWIYNQAPIRIGSHVCISQGAFLTAGSHALDTNMDLMVAPIVIEDGAWITAGCVVQKGVTIGRSTVVTPLSVVHHSLPAGGVYGGNPCRFIRPRFAGSAVPSWRDCGI
- a CDS encoding acyltransferase: MGNFGISGKQTHQGASAGRAIELDFVRGLAIIMVMGMHFHTVSAGHPVLAWIEYPLKNFGREGVNLFFTLSGFLVGGLLLRQYSQEGRIDAWRFIVRRIFKIWPAYYALIVFHVVAGRHPTSTFLYQNLTHLQNYLGSSIAQTWSLAVEEHFYLLLPALLLLLARWRAGAPAILWTLGLTCVVVLAARCAAVAHGNLEAAAAYTQYRIDSLLIGVMLATVYWMQPAYYRALARRRALLVALVLALVVWLAWLQPILQMEEGIGYTIQAIGFAVLIVLALEYSGDLRRSAVYRVVAWIGVYSYGIYLWHSVALAPGELFIRKATGIGLPVAVTWAAALAIQFVIAIGAGYLTTRAIEFPFLRLREALFPAQRKLQAPVAPTLPNERPAA
- a CDS encoding transposase encodes the protein MARYRQAFKDRAIARMLPPESASVEQVAAETGISPAALERWRASALHALAGDPSGSGAARLDMLVAVGGLDEQERLAWCLGKGVEPAALDHWRRLAAAALAADAGGQPFDSRHERDQRRIRELERELRRKEQALAEAATLLVLPGKPVLRHEPDAG